A segment of the Siphonobacter curvatus genome:
TTATTGATGTCAAAAAAGGAAAATTACCGGTATAAGCCGCTTTTTTAATTTTTTTGAAAATTTACTTGGATTTATTCCAACGGAAAGGCACCTCTTTGGTGTCTTTCATCGTTTTCTAACAAAAAATTATCGTTACAATGAAACTGTATCTTCCTCTTGTACTGGCCGGTGCCGCTCTATTGACCGGGTGCAAAGGTCTTAATGATGATTATCAAGAAAAGGCCGAAGAAAATGACAAACAAATTCAAGCCTATATTACATCTAATGGTTTGACGCCGACAAAATCTGTCTCGGGTATTTATTATCAACTCGGTGGAACGACCAGCGGCCGTAAACCGCAAGTAGGAGAGCAAGTGCGTTATACCTATTCTTTGATGCAACTCAACAATCAGATTGTTGACACTACCTTTAAAACGAAGGTAGCATCGGGAACCTGGGGACTCAATTTTAGTCGGGATAACGGAGCACTATTGGAAGGTCTTTCCCTGATGGGAGTCGGTGGAACTAATATCGTATTAAGTCCGCACTCTCGGGCCTATGGAAGTCAACAGTACGTTGACTCTACCGGAAAAGTAATTCTGCCCTCGTATTCAGCCGTTCGGTACGACATCAAAATGTTACGGGTGTTGAATGAAGCCGAACAAATTGAAGAGTACACCATGAGCAAACAATTGAATGTTACGGAAACTACCTCGGATGGCCTGCGATATATTCGTATTACTGAAGGAACCGGAGCTCAATTAACTACCGGTAAAACAGCTACTGTACGGTACCGAGGACAGCTATTGAACGGTACGAAGTTTGATGAAAGTCCAGTTGCTGGTCTGCCGTTTACGGTAGGGGTATCTTCAACTATTTCAGGATTTAATCAGGCTCTGCAAAAAATGAAGGTAGGTGGAAAAGCGATTGTGATCTTACCTTCGGCTATAGCCTATGGAACCCGAGGACGACTGAATGATGCTCAAAATGCGTACACGATTCCACCGTACGCTCCCATATTATTTGAACTGGAAATTCTTTCGGCTAACTAATAAGAGAATACGCTTAAAAGTAAAACCCCGGCTTCTCAAAAGCCGGGGTTTCTTTTTATCCTTGGAAACGTCTCTTCACAATTTCGTAGAAGTCATCGGCCTCATCGGCGACATCCCGCCACTTGTATTGAGTTGAATAAACCCGATTCATCAAATCTTTGGCCTGATCGAAACTCTGGCATTTTTCGAGCTCATCTACGGCATGATGGTACGCCGCGGCGTCACCCTGAAAAAGCTGGTTGATGAAAATGAATTTATGGTTGAGTGAAATGAAGCTATGCAAGCTGGCAATCGGTTTATGTTGAAACTGACTGCTTACAGTTTCTTCGGCAGCGGAGGAATTTTGCCGAAATTTTTCGTTAAGGTTCGTCGGTTGCATGGCAAACGGATCGCTGACACT
Coding sequences within it:
- a CDS encoding FKBP-type peptidyl-prolyl cis-trans isomerase, with the translated sequence MKLYLPLVLAGAALLTGCKGLNDDYQEKAEENDKQIQAYITSNGLTPTKSVSGIYYQLGGTTSGRKPQVGEQVRYTYSLMQLNNQIVDTTFKTKVASGTWGLNFSRDNGALLEGLSLMGVGGTNIVLSPHSRAYGSQQYVDSTGKVILPSYSAVRYDIKMLRVLNEAEQIEEYTMSKQLNVTETTSDGLRYIRITEGTGAQLTTGKTATVRYRGQLLNGTKFDESPVAGLPFTVGVSSTISGFNQALQKMKVGGKAIVILPSAIAYGTRGRLNDAQNAYTIPPYAPILFELEILSAN